Below is a window of Panthera leo isolate Ple1 chromosome B4, P.leo_Ple1_pat1.1, whole genome shotgun sequence DNA.
CCAGGAGCAGATGAGCATTTTGAAAAGTTGCACTCTCTGGATAGAATAGTTTTGGCCTGTAGCCATCAAATGCTCATTTTCCACTGCTGGAAGCAATGTCAAAAAAGGGCTGGCCCAAAAAACCCAGAGCTGTCAATACAACTCTGGAGACAGATGCAACTGAATAAACCCTGTTTTACCCAATTGCACTATTTGGTACCTCAAAATTAGTTATTTTACTTTCCACAGAAATATTTGCATTGTATCTTCCATTCTAACAGACTGAAGCCATAAATATCTCAGTCTGAATGAAGCAAATTATTTGGGGCCACAGAAGAAAAGTGATGAACAAGTTCACCTGATTTGGTATAACAATATTCAATTATTCTTTAATGGTGAAGTCTGAATGGAAAAAACTATGCTCCTATTCATGGTACAATTTTTCATTACatcattttctctaaaaattttgGGTAAAAAAAGTATTTGGCTTATTATGCCTACAAAAAGGCAAATCATTTCATAATactaacatttgtttttaaataccaatGAGTTTTTCTTAATGGAATTTGTTGACAGTTGTTTTTggagaaggtttaaaaaaaaagcaatttttttaaaagtaaaatagtgCTTCTgaggtctttaaatatttttggtacAAAAACATAATAGTGTTTTCCTCAATGGTTATTTCAATACTTTGCTGTAAATTAATAAGAACTGTTTCTCACATCGAATGGTTCCATTAGGCACATTCaagtaaaatcataaaatatccaAGTTAAACAATGACACAGCCAAACATGTGGCTTGATAAAAGTTAAGAGTTCGTCCATTCTCTGGAATGGAATAAAATTGTCACTTCCATTAACCCGAGACTCGTGGTTTTGTTGTTAATATCCATTTCTAGTATacagaataatttctttaaaaagaaaaaaaaaaagttcacttatTCTGCACTCAGAAGAACCAGCGAGGAATCTGCACTTCAAAAGGAAGTGAAACTGAAAACATTAGGTGAAATTTCATAGTGAGTTGAGTTGACTCAACACTGGCATCAAGTGGACTATGGGAGTTTCAGTGGTGCCAGTTAATGGCCACCTCCATGGGCATTGTGCACCCAATCCAAAACAATCAAGGCCATGCTTCCGGTCATCACCACTATGCCACTTAATAGGAAGAACACAGCCTGCAATGAGCAAAGAGAAATTGATCAGCAAGCAAAGAAATATATCCACTCAACATTccttcttacttttaaaaagtcttgtaaTTACTAAAATTACGCTGACAGCATTTCACATACCTTGCTAACTTGCTAAAGATATTTAAACTGTTGTTAAGGTATCAGGGGGTTACCTGCAGTACAAAATAAGTCTACTTTTGAAATCTTCcaaagttttgctttttcattcctttgtctcaaatgaaaaggtaaataaatgttcTTTGCTTAATAAACTCCTTCATGTAATAGAATGggactgattttttgttttgggttttttgcattttttaaagcaaaaacttCAATCACAGAATCAAACCGAAGTCATCCTAAAATGCAGCCTGCATCAGAGCCAGAAGTTTTCCAAAGAGACAGGAGTAACTTTACTCCTAATTCTACCCCCTTCAATTATTGCCACTATATATTTTGAGTAAAACAAgatggcaggtttttttttataagcaATTCTAGTTCTTTAATCAGACTTGAATTGTAGCAGAGTAACGACTAAAAAGCAGTCTTCTCCCTAAATAGCCCCACCACCAGTTAACATATCATATTCTTTGTAAAATTAGTTGTTATTCCACTTTAAAGTACATTATGGCACTTTGAAGTGTTGTGACAGCTCCCCACAGCTTTGCTTTGAAGATGGTTAGTTCTGTTCTCTCCTTTAAGAAGGCCTATTTGAGTGTCTGTAACAAGGGGCACTCCAGCAGACACCAGTTAAACTACTACTGAAAGCTGAGTCAGTATCTCCACTCTTtatctctattcctctctctaaaatatctCAACAGCTTTCTTGCAATGAACTTAGGTTTGTATTAGAAGCAAAATGGTCTTTCACCGCCCGTCCCCCAACCTTCCACCTGTATGCAGAATATACCATTATAGAACTATTTGCTAGAAACTCAGAAGTATAACCACAACAAACAGCTAAGAGACTAAAATTAAAACCAGGTGAGGAAATTCTGGTTAGAAGATTACAGTTTCTGGTAGTCAGGATATCTCACTCACCCCAATCTTCTGTACGGATTTCATAGGTTCTTTCTTCACTAGCTTGATATAAAAGGCAgatggaagaataaaaatcaacataGCAGCTGCAGATGCAcctgtaaaagaaaattttcttgacAAATTGTCTTGACAAATAGTGAGTTGcttgtcattcattttttaaactttaaaatcccTGATATGTGAAAAAACTTCTGACACTTGCTCAAACTTACCAATGAAACCAAAGATGTCTCTAATAGTTGGGACAAAGATAACAAGCAAATTGGTAAACGCCAAGATAGACACTGTAATGAGACTATGACGCCACCAACTGAAATCTTTTGCTGCACACAACAAGTGAGTTATGGAACTCCGGATCTGCAAAAGAAAACGCATACAGAAATTGCAATTCCAGCTTTGAattaatgggagaaaaaaaaaaaaatcccaaataatggGAAATGTATCTAAAAAAGCAGCTTTCTAAATTGTTAAATTGTGTCCCTTCCTCTGCTGCTGTTTCCTTAACATCTGGATGCCGGAAGATCATTTTAGATCTTCAATTATGGAAAAAATGCCCCAGGATGTTTGGAAAATCTacgaagtattaaaaaaaaaaaaatccctcgaAAACGACCATCAACTTGGTGTTGCTCACAAATCTCCACATGTTTAAAAACGCATTCCTACTGAATGaaagcagagcagggaggggattACTTACCGGGAAAATCACTACTGGTACTGTCAGAGTGACAGCCACTAGCACAGCCAGCCGAACGATGAGAAGGAGGATATCAGTTCCTATGATAGTAGAGTAGGTATGAAGCAATTCTGACTCCACATGTTCTAtggggaaagacaaaaaaaagaaaaaaaaaaaagcttcaagtGTGCCATTTCCTCTAGAGATCAGGTAGAAAATCTAACAAATCTAACTTACAGCAAATTTGCACCAGTTATTAGCTACTCACAAAACGACTATAAACTAAGAGGCTAATAAGATTAATTTGGAATTAGGGTTAATGcaattaaaataacattgaagGGAAATTTTCCTAAATACCAAGCAGATTTAGCCACATGACCCCCATCAAAAACAACAGGAGCTAAATAGCTAAATCCCATGGTCTGGCTTACAGTTTGTGTTGTATAACAGAAAGGTGATtggaagaggaggtggggaggatgaATTTAGGTGCAAGCGCATCACATACAAATGCCATCACATGACTAATGAGATGAACCTGGACTTGAGAAGTCACAGATTAAATACACTATATTCCTATAGTCTAAAGCTCCAAATTCAGGTTCTCATCACAGAtatgaaatataccaaaatagACAGAATACAAGTGATAGATTATACACAAGAACGTATCGATTTTACTTCACAAAGTGTCTTTTTCTGAAATCCAGACATTATTTACCATAAAATGTCAGGTATCCAAAGAGGGCAGCAAGCAGGTACATGAGAAACATAGcgaaaaatgaaatcttggacACATCCATCATTCTTCTACGGCTGCGGCTGTGTAAGttcagagaaaaatacaaatctgtaTTTTAGCAGTAGTTATCGCAGTAATCTAATACTTTTCTAACTTTCCCAAcgaatgtatataaaaataagtaaagcacTCACCCTTTCAGCTCTTCATAAATGGGAAGAATAGCAGGAtgacagacaaatgaaaaggtCAAAATTGGCACAGCGTAGACAGTctgcaaaaaaaagtaaaaatttacttaaaatcctTATGGAACACGTTGTGTTACCACAGTTTTGCAGCTTCTATTTTGTAttaatgaattttaggatcagaaCCTCAAAGTCTCCCTTGCATAATTAGATTCCCTTCTAATCTGTTCACTAAGTGTGACCAACATCCTAACTTCTAAATGTGCCAATTATTAACATCATAGGATTAGTTCATTTCTCCATCTATATTAAGATACAAACCTACGGCTTTCTTCTCAGTCCTCAATAATTCAATAACTAGCTACTCATGGTTGAAGAGTAGCTATTAactctcctcccttttccttggGAATTAATTTCTGGTGGAgagtttccctctcttcttccctaaaATCTTACTTTAAGGAAATAAAGACTATATTCAGTTACCTGGGAGTTGAAGATAAAATAACGTGGTTTGCAAGTATCGTCATCAGTCACATTAAATACCATCTCAGGTGCAAAAGCTGTTGGCTGTGTTAAGGTGCTGTTTACAGTTTCATTAATTATCAAGGCAACTTCCACAGGACAAGGGATCTGGAATTTCTTGCAAATcacctgaaaacattattttgcatttgttaaaTTGAATAATTTTGCATTTGTTAAACTGAATAGTGTGACTGGGCTCATAAGAGAATCTCTAGTGTTACAGAAAAATTATACCTACCACAATCAGAAAGAACATCATGCACAGTAAGGAAAGGCCACTGGTATATCCCAAATATCCTGTAAGAGGGGCAGAAATTAAACTTTAATTCAGCAGATTGcaggcaaatatattttctcaactAAATAACTCAATGCTGCCTAGAAGACTTTAGTATAAACACAATACGAAATTTCTAATTCTTATATACCCAGGTAtagaattatgtaaaaataaataactgaaagagTGGAAACTTCCATTTTGTATGATTATTTATGAAGCAGAGATATTATCAAATGTCAACAAGACATTCTAGCCCCTGGCCACAGGATTTTGAAAGGCCTACACAGGGGTATATTCTCCCGCTTCCAAAGTTATGTGTTGGGGACCTTTTGGCTTTCCGTTTCTATTAAGGGCAAGCCAACTAGCTGGTGAGAGGCTCATTTCAATTCTTTCGAGAGGAGTTTGCTCACCTAAGTTTCTCAGCAGTGACAGAGGAAGAATGAGCACCAGCGACACCAGCAAAACCAAATAGTCACCGTTCAGATACCACAGTctgaattaaagaaaagagaaacaaggtCAAAACCAATCACGAAAATCCCCAAAACGTTAGACACATCTTCTCCTGGGACTCATTTTAtagaaatactataaaaataaacacacaaaaaagacaagtTTGGAAAAAGTGCCGCTTATTCACAGACAGAGCATAGGCAGGAATAAATGTCTAACTCTGGGCTAGCTGAATATTCACTCAGGTTAGAAATGGGGTGTGAACAGTATAACTTTTGTCCCACTGTCTGCTCTGGGAAGGCTGCCAGCTGATTCATAACATAAAATGCTTCTTAAAGGCTTGATACTAATGTAAGGAACAAAGCAGCATTGTTAGGCCAGTAATCTTATCTTGAAGCATTTTTAGAAGAATTGTACACCAACTCTGTAACAGATAGCTTTAGAGCCTGCAATTTTTAATGCTAGagacaagaaaatttaaaacaagtttcTTTCAGACATCCATTAGCACAAGTACTTATTCAACACGTCAACAAGGAGACTTTTTCATACTTAGGTAAAATACACAGgcaaagaaaagacaacaaaaccCAATTCCCCAAACCAGGATTTATTCCAGGTTGTCAAAAGTATGTTGTGACACCTTGACCCACCTTGACTCCAAAAACAGTCAAAAGGCCCCTTCTGAACTTAGAGAAAAGATTACCCATGTGTCCTAAGAGTTCTAACGAGGTCTCTTCCTTTCTAGGTAATCAACCATACCCTCTTTTAAATAGCCGTTTCCAAATTCTAAATGCCCTGTGAATTCTACTCCACTTACTTCGGCAACAAAGACCCCACAGAAAACTAGTGTTTAAGGTGGCTTATTAAATTTCTCAAGCCAAAGAGATAACCACATTGCTCTACTTTGAGATAATGAGCTGCAGGCGGGCAAGTGAATGATCCTTCCCCATGTTTACTTTAGATAAAAACCTGTTCCTCCACTGGGAGGAATAACTTTGCTACAAGGATAAGGTTTCCACAGTGTGGTCATACATTTTCTGGTATTATACATTTTGAACAGATTTAAGCtttaagaatttcaaatttacaaaaaatcaGACAGGACTGGTCTTTAACATTACTCAAAGCTTCAACCTTAGGTTGGAGTATGTGTTATTCAGCTACAATCTCTCAATGAATATAAAAAAGTGAAGTTCTAGAAAACCTGTTTTCACACACAGGTTACAGAAGTTATTCAGAGTTACAGCACTAGCTTCAATCTGCCCTCTTTCTTAAGAGTTCTGCTCAGTTGATGGGGGACTTCTTGCTCAATTTCAACAGGAACACTTACGGAAAAATTATTGGTAATTATTTTGTATCCAACTTTGATAAAATGTATCTAACCATTTTAGACTATAATTTTTCTTATGAGTAACCTTACTTAGCACCTACCCAGTTGTATCTTCAATGTTCATTAATGCCTGGATCACCAAAGGTAACTCATATTTCACTATGAAGAGGTAGCTTGACATAgctggaggaaaacaaaattataccaTTACAAGTGCAAAATGTGGCATGTGACACCGAAAGTAACGTGTCACCACTCTGTGCTACACAAAGAGCAAAAAGTCTACCcaaatcaccttttaaaaatccttaccTCCAATGTTCTGCATTGTAATTGATCCAGAGGCCGCAAGCTTTCCAACTAATCCAAATGCTTTATGTCCCAACTGTTCGTATAGTAAAGACCCTGTAATATGAAGAACACAGAAGCATGAAGGGAGAAAATCGTGACAGGCATAAATTGTTTTAGAAATCTCAAGAATGCTACCATACCTCCTTCATTGGCAGTTTTCAAAAGGAGATGAACAGAATACAGGGAAAATATGGACACAAATGTCAAGAGAATTctgatgaagagaaggaaaaggcacAGGGTTATCAATAAGCACAGCTGTATTTAAAGACCATTCTTTTGCTTGTAGCTACACATTAAATATGGAACGTAACGTGTCCTAATAGTTCTTGCGCTAGACAGAAAGCCTCCAAGGACTGGTGTTTACTCTCCTGGCTAGAGTGTCATCTTTTCTTACCTGGTACTAAAAACTTGCACTGTGTCTCAGGTGTTAGTTCTACAATACTGGTTAAAGCAGGGGTTTACCTACTGACTCAAAGGTGTcgggagacccaggaaagctcaACTTTAAGGTGGTGGACTCATGAGACTTGAACTTTGATTCTGGCACTGTAATATTTAACTGTATCCTTGCCACTTCTCTGCATTTTAATAGTTccttttatctataaaatggtggTAATTATCTGCCAGTAAACCCAGCCCACAAGGCACTTGTGAAATGCAACCGAGACAGGTTCAGGAAAGATCTTGAGACCACTTGGACTACATAAATAAGAGGAGGAATGGGACTATAAAGGGAAAAGAGATAGTCAGGCACAGCTTTACAAACTGGGCACAAGTCAGAGAAGTAACCACTGTGACAATATACCATATTGCCCACCATGGTGTAAATACAGGCCCAGTAATATGACAAATTTAAACAATGCCTGTGCTAGAACAAGCAGGCTATCAGTTGACTGGGCTATCTCCTCCCCTCCATCTggtggaacagaaaaaaagttaaaaaatagggAGGAACTAAAGGTTCCCTAATGTCACTTAGTTTTAAGGGCACAAGTTCTTTCTCATTGCAGCTTTACTTTCCTCCCCTCCTGGGCAAGCCAAGAAAagtatggatttctttttattaaaaaggacaacaacaaaaaaagtcaaaaccagagaaagcacagaaaactcTGCAAACAAGAGAGCCCCTTTTTTTGATTCTGTACACGAACAATGAATATGGTACCATATCAGGTCTGGCAAAGAACCGGATGTCTATTAGTTAAAACCTAGGTGGTTGCATTAAAACTGCCATTCTCATGCCACAAGTTTCATGGGGTCTAGTCTGAGGTGGAAAAATGACACCATCAGCCTTACTTTTACTTCTAACTGTACAAAGTTGTTGGTTTAATCAAAAGCAATGTTCAAAGTATGTTGACAAATTCAGCCCTTCTTTCTTACACTGAAATTACAATGAGGGATGAATGGACTTCATAACCTTTGAGGTCACTTTCAATTTCAAGACTGAGTCTGCCTAATAAGCGGAGCTAGAGTTGTTTAACCAGACTATAGCAGCCACGTGGCTTTTGGCCCATTTACCTGCATACCTCTATATCCTCTAAATATACCTTGTAAGATACTGATGGGATTAAACACTCACTTCACTCCTGATGTTATttaaccatttattaaaaaggttAATCAAACACAGAGACTTTACCAAAGTATAGGTAATTTCAAAAGTGCAAGGGTAACAtcagaattttgttttcacttatgaAACAGGTGCCATTTTGTCTTGTGTAATTATAACATATAACCATACCAGCAGCCTTTAAAGACTGTCTCTAGTTTTTATAAGAGCCAGGAAGGACTTCAAATATTTAACAATGACACCGTTTAAGCTCCCCAGTAAAAACTTTGAAACTCTAGGGTCCTTTCGATGTAAATTCCTGGTCCTTCCCCTTAGTAAGAATTCTCAAAAGCTTCATGCTAAAGAAGCAAGCTGCTGGAATCCTAGCTTCCAATGCTCAAAGCCAGGCTTAACTTCAGTGTGGAATTTCACCACGAAGCAGAACTTTGCAAAGGTCTGCTTTTCCTTTCATGAACATGCTATTCTGCTGGAGAAAATAACTTGAGTAGATGGCACCTGTCAGCTAACTAAAACACATCTGTCACAAAAGGGACAATTCCATACTCCCTGTAAGgtatagtttcctcatctgcacaatAAATCACACTATCTTCCACAGAACTTGCCTTAGCCAGGAGCCCATAGGTACTTAACAGCTATGATACAGACATCACTGAAAATGTATGGTCAAATTTACATGTACTTTTGTACTTCTTCTTTTCTGGACATAATGTCCACACTTGTCTTATTTTCCAAGGATTAGTGACCCCACATCAGTTAACAACCACTGTCTTCTATAGCCCCAAAATTCTAGTCTAGGCATTGATGCTAGAAAGCACTGGAATAAGTAATTTTAATTGGGcaactagggaaaaaaaaaaaaaacaacatttaaaagcaagtacttattaaaatatttatttctttgctatGGCATGTAGCAACCACACAGAcctgaaagaaataaatattaaaaagggaaaaaaaaaaaacaaaaaaaacaaaccacaccaCATATGGGTTCTTTCAGTGTCCAGAAAATTATGACTCACTTTTCTTAGAACAAACATGTTCCAGGTTAAGCAAATACCACCACaccctatatattttaaaaagtctgttttcCTTGTGCAAAGGTTCTTGGGGAAACTCATTTATAAACCAATTTGGAAGTACCATGCTTATTAGtatttttgctttccattttgcCAGAACAAAATTTCTAACCACCTTGGATTTATCAATAGTTCTTCTTCACAATCCAACCCGTTACAACTTTTAACTATTCCAATTGATTTAAAGACTGTTGGTTTAATTATTAAAGTGTTGTCCTACTTCTTCCTAATTGGCTTTCTTGGTATCATGCAGTTACACATCAGAATAAAGAGgtttttggatttttcattttaaatttcacacaaatgatttttaagtcaACTACTTCAACTGTAAATTCCATCTCTGGAGCCAAAAGTATGTTTTATCGTTATATTAACTGCCCTGCATGGCAGACTCACTACTTACACATACTTACATAAAAAGAGCAATTCCAGTATTAGCCATGGCATAAGAAAGCCCAAGGATTCCACTGCCCACAATCGCATTGCTCAGATTAAATACTGACATTCCAAAGGAAGTAGTACCTGGATGCTACATAGAGGGAAAACGATAACCAAACATATAACAATAATTAAATGGAGAAAACCAGCTTTGGGCAAGTTAGATTGAAATCTAAACGTAAAACTATTCTTTTACTCCATAAAGCCACAGACacacaaattattattttcaacttacaaagTCTGTTTCATACTTCTTCTTTCCCAAATTCGATTCAAGTAAGAAGTTCTGGTTTTCAGGATCTACATCTGCATAATGGctgtgaggttaaaaaaaaaaaagggtaaaccTGAACTGTTTTTGAAAT
It encodes the following:
- the SLC38A2 gene encoding sodium-coupled neutral amino acid transporter 2 isoform X1; the encoded protein is MKKAEMGRFNISPDEDSSSYSSNSDFNYAYPTKQAALKSHYADVDPENQNFLLESNLGKKKYETDFHPGTTSFGMSVFNLSNAIVGSGILGLSYAMANTGIALFIILLTFVSIFSLYSVHLLLKTANEGGSLLYEQLGHKAFGLVGKLAASGSITMQNIGAMSSYLFIVKYELPLVIQALMNIEDTTGLWYLNGDYLVLLVSLVLILPLSLLRNLGYLGYTSGLSLLCMMFFLIVVICKKFQIPCPVEVALIINETVNSTLTQPTAFAPEMVFNVTDDDTCKPRYFIFNSQTVYAVPILTFSFVCHPAILPIYEELKGRSRRRMMDVSKISFFAMFLMYLLAALFGYLTFYEHVESELLHTYSTIIGTDILLLIVRLAVLVAVTLTVPVVIFPIRSSITHLLCAAKDFSWWRHSLITVSILAFTNLLVIFVPTIRDIFGFIGASAAAMLIFILPSAFYIKLVKKEPMKSVQKIGAVFFLLSGIVVMTGSMALIVLDWVHNAHGGGH
- the SLC38A2 gene encoding sodium-coupled neutral amino acid transporter 2 isoform X2 codes for the protein MKQTLILLTFVSIFSLYSVHLLLKTANEGGSLLYEQLGHKAFGLVGKLAASGSITMQNIGAMSSYLFIVKYELPLVIQALMNIEDTTGLWYLNGDYLVLLVSLVLILPLSLLRNLGYLGYTSGLSLLCMMFFLIVVICKKFQIPCPVEVALIINETVNSTLTQPTAFAPEMVFNVTDDDTCKPRYFIFNSQTVYAVPILTFSFVCHPAILPIYEELKGRSRRRMMDVSKISFFAMFLMYLLAALFGYLTFYEHVESELLHTYSTIIGTDILLLIVRLAVLVAVTLTVPVVIFPIRSSITHLLCAAKDFSWWRHSLITVSILAFTNLLVIFVPTIRDIFGFIGASAAAMLIFILPSAFYIKLVKKEPMKSVQKIGAVFFLLSGIVVMTGSMALIVLDWVHNAHGGGH